The following are encoded together in the Phaseolus vulgaris cultivar G19833 chromosome 9, P. vulgaris v2.0, whole genome shotgun sequence genome:
- the LOC137821556 gene encoding dof zinc finger protein DOF5.4-like, which translates to MQHIHSICGGDRRLRPHHHNHHQPLKCPRCDSLNTKFCYYNNYNLSQPRHFCKNCRRYWTKGGVLRNVPVGGGCRKSKRSNKPKTTATNTNSDNNNPRSSSQIAPATASTTPSAAEAERNSNSHSSSESSTLTVTEAMSAPTSNALSKNSLFLDSVRESKLFANADNPSLEGGGIFPEIGSFTSLIASNNEALGFGFGNCSNNDTNSNSNNNILDTTPFRFGVAHPQGNNQAQVAPGGEQQQNHEEFGTASFLDLTAPLEFSSLAQKSGEHGGGFGSLDWQPSGADQGLFDLPNTVDQPYWSNSHWSDQDNPALFDLP; encoded by the coding sequence ATGCAGCATATACATTCCATCTGCGGCGGTGACCGCAGGCTCAGGCCGCACCACCACAACCACCACCAGCCGCTAAAGTGCCCTCGCTGTGACTCCCTCAACACCAAGTTCTGTTACTACAACAACTACAACCTCTCCCAGCCACGCCATTTCTGCAAGAACTGCCGCCGCTACTGGACCAAAGGCGGCGTCCTTCGCAATGTCCCCGTCGGCGGTGGTTGCCGTAAATCGAAACGCTCGAACAAGCCCAAAACTACCGCCACCAACACCAACAGCGATAACAACAACCCTCGCTCTTCCTCGCAGATCGCTCCGGCGACGGCGTCAACGACGCCGTCGGCTGCGGAGGCGGAGCGCAACTCAAACTCCCACTCCAGCAGCGAAAGCTCCACCCTAACGGTCACGGAGGCGATGTCGGCGCCGACATCAAACGCTTTGTCTAAGAACTCTTTGTTTCTCGACAGCGTTCGCGAGTCGAAGCTGTTCGCTAACGCCGATAACCCCTCTTTGGAGGGCGGTGGAATTTTCCCCGAGATAGGGAGCTTCACCAGCCTCATTGCTTCAAACAACGAAGCACTGGGGTTTGGGTTTGGGAATTGCAGTAATAATGACACCAACAGCAACAGCAACAACAACATCCTCGATACGACCCCGTTTCGGTTCGGCGTTGCTCATCCGCAGGGGAATAATCAGGCGCAAGTGGCACCAGGCGGAGAGCAGCAGCAGAATCATGAGGAGTTCGGTACGGCGTCGTTTCTCGATCTGACGGCGCCGCTGGAGTTTTCGTCGTTGGCGCAGAAGAGTGGTGAGCATGGAGGAGGGTTTGGGTCGTTGGATTGGCAACCCAGTGGTGCGGATCAAGGTTTGTTTGATCTCCCTAACACCGTTGATCAACCGTACTGGAGCAACAGTCATTGGTCTGATCAAGATAATCCTGCTCTCTTTGATCTTCCTTGA